A genome region from Oscillatoria sp. FACHB-1406 includes the following:
- the sepF gene encoding cell division protein SepF: MAYSSQRTPLALETASPTPDNSLALKQLARAISLSQGQFSLILACCESSSLRQEIASQLLDLTGMALWELTVPRSANTLLATIEQSLQTPPEGLLVSGLESTLNLDTILRATNLARNEFARKFNFPLVLWVNESILQKLRRIAPDFRSWASNPIHFAVNPVPAVQATPLRSRAAAVETPVSPSRSWQQTALRFEKFQPPYFEPERAVRSTPDVTRDRLSSYTPFDSTDSELCILEPHSLEEMESVIEALRSRKSVVLKMTHFGREEGQRALDFLVGGTYALDGDQIKIAEALFVFVPSCTQISQSNS, encoded by the coding sequence ATGGCTTATTCATCCCAGCGAACGCCGCTCGCCCTCGAAACGGCAAGCCCCACCCCCGATAATTCCCTCGCGCTCAAACAACTCGCGCGGGCAATCTCCCTTTCGCAAGGTCAATTTTCGCTGATTTTAGCCTGCTGCGAAAGTTCGAGTTTGCGGCAAGAAATCGCCAGCCAATTGCTCGATTTAACGGGAATGGCACTCTGGGAACTCACTGTACCGCGCTCTGCTAATACGCTGCTCGCCACAATCGAACAGTCTTTGCAAACTCCACCAGAAGGCTTATTAGTATCGGGATTAGAGTCTACCCTCAACCTCGACACCATCCTCAGAGCGACGAATCTCGCGCGTAACGAGTTTGCTCGGAAATTTAATTTTCCCTTGGTGCTTTGGGTTAACGAATCGATCTTACAAAAATTGAGACGCATTGCCCCCGATTTCAGAAGTTGGGCAAGTAACCCCATTCACTTTGCTGTGAACCCAGTCCCCGCCGTACAAGCCACGCCTTTGCGTTCTCGCGCGGCGGCTGTTGAAACGCCCGTCAGTCCGTCTCGTTCTTGGCAACAAACTGCCCTTCGTTTTGAAAAATTTCAACCGCCTTACTTCGAGCCAGAACGTGCTGTCCGAAGCACTCCGGATGTTACCCGCGATCGCCTTTCTAGCTATACTCCTTTTGACAGCACGGATTCCGAATTGTGCATTCTCGAACCCCACTCCTTAGAAGAGATGGAATCCGTTATCGAAGCCTTGCGATCGCGCAAATCTGTCGTTTTAAAAATGACACACTTCGGGCGCGAAGAAGGACAGCGCGCGCTTGATTTTCTGGTCGGCGGAACTTACGCCCTCGACGGCGATCAAATCAAAATTGCAGAAGCCCTATTTGTATTCGTGCCGAGTTGCACCCAGATCAGTCAAAGTAATTCGTAA
- a CDS encoding amylo-alpha-1,6-glucosidase: MTIQFGREICGNLEIADSREWLVTNGIGGYASGTISGITTRRYHGLLVAALKPPLGRTLLLAKLDEMVCYNQNYYPLYANRWHDEAIAPQGYREIESFALEGSIPVWTFACADALLEKRIWMQQGENTTYIRYTVTRASQPLALSLKALVNYRDYHSQTQGGDWKMQVDAAENRLSVMAFEGATPFYLFAEMESGASVPHWRAVHEWYIGFDLIRERERGLPDREDRLHAGDVDVMLAAGDSLTIVGSTSAQRPIAGAIALEKQQSCDRDLLQRWRVVSPSPSAPDWVEQLVLAANQFIVERALPEEPNGKTVIAGYHWFGDWGRDTMISLPGLTLTTGRAEIARTILLTFARYCNGGMLPNVFPEAGETPHYNTVDAALWYVEAVRAYWAATQDKTALEQLFPAVAEIIAGYRDGTRYRIHLDSGDGLIYAGEAGVQLTWMDAKVGDWVVTPRIGKPVEINALWYNALGAIASFARELNQPADEYERLAQQTRKGFQRFWNPDLGYCYDVLDTPQGNDASLRPNQIFAVSLPEIGTTLLGHTQNEAIVKIVAQHLLTSHGLRSLSPQDPHYAGFYGGERVQRDGTYHQGTTWGWLLGPFVRAHLRVYNNPQAARAFLAPMAHHLQDACVGSLSEIFDGNAPMSPRGAVAQAWTVAEVLRMWEYLGL; this comes from the coding sequence ATGACCATTCAGTTTGGCAGAGAAATTTGCGGCAACTTAGAGATTGCAGACTCGCGAGAATGGCTGGTAACAAATGGCATCGGCGGTTATGCTTCGGGAACGATTTCAGGAATCACGACGCGGCGCTATCACGGCTTGTTAGTTGCTGCCCTCAAACCGCCGTTAGGACGCACGCTATTGCTGGCGAAACTGGATGAGATGGTGTGTTACAACCAAAATTATTATCCCCTCTACGCCAATCGCTGGCACGACGAAGCGATCGCACCTCAAGGATATCGCGAGATCGAAAGTTTTGCCCTCGAAGGCTCTATTCCCGTTTGGACGTTCGCCTGCGCCGACGCGCTACTGGAAAAACGGATTTGGATGCAGCAAGGGGAAAATACCACTTACATTCGCTATACCGTAACCCGTGCCAGTCAGCCGCTCGCCCTCAGTTTAAAAGCGTTGGTTAACTACCGCGACTATCACAGTCAAACCCAAGGCGGCGATTGGAAAATGCAGGTAGATGCGGCAGAAAATCGGTTGAGCGTGATGGCGTTTGAAGGGGCAACGCCATTTTATCTGTTTGCTGAGATGGAGTCAGGAGCAAGCGTACCTCATTGGAGGGCAGTGCATGAATGGTATATCGGTTTTGACTTAATTCGGGAGCGGGAACGCGGTTTGCCAGATCGCGAAGATCGGCTCCACGCGGGCGATGTGGATGTAATGCTGGCGGCGGGCGATTCCCTGACGATTGTTGGTAGTACCTCCGCTCAACGCCCGATTGCTGGCGCGATTGCCCTAGAAAAACAACAAAGTTGCGATCGCGATTTGCTCCAACGTTGGCGCGTCGTTTCTCCCTCTCCTTCTGCCCCGGATTGGGTCGAACAGTTGGTTCTTGCTGCCAACCAGTTTATCGTCGAGCGCGCCCTGCCGGAAGAACCAAACGGCAAAACCGTTATCGCGGGCTATCATTGGTTCGGCGATTGGGGGCGGGATACAATGATTAGTCTGCCCGGTTTGACGTTAACTACGGGACGTGCAGAGATTGCCCGCACGATTTTGCTGACTTTTGCCCGTTACTGCAATGGCGGAATGTTGCCCAATGTCTTCCCGGAAGCGGGGGAAACGCCACACTATAATACCGTAGATGCGGCTTTGTGGTATGTGGAAGCGGTGCGCGCTTACTGGGCGGCAACGCAGGATAAAACTGCCCTCGAGCAACTGTTTCCCGCCGTTGCTGAGATTATTGCTGGCTACCGCGACGGCACGCGCTATCGCATTCATCTCGATTCCGGCGACGGCTTAATTTATGCGGGTGAAGCGGGCGTGCAACTGACTTGGATGGATGCGAAGGTGGGCGATTGGGTGGTTACGCCGCGCATCGGCAAACCCGTTGAGATTAACGCGCTTTGGTACAATGCTTTGGGTGCGATCGCAAGCTTTGCCCGCGAACTCAATCAACCCGCCGACGAGTACGAACGTCTTGCCCAACAAACCCGCAAAGGCTTTCAACGCTTCTGGAACCCCGACCTCGGTTACTGCTACGATGTCCTCGATACGCCCCAAGGTAATGATGCGTCCCTGCGTCCCAATCAAATTTTTGCCGTCTCCTTACCCGAAATCGGAACGACCTTATTAGGGCATACACAAAACGAAGCGATTGTCAAAATTGTCGCCCAACATTTATTAACTTCCCACGGACTGCGCTCCCTCTCACCCCAAGACCCTCATTATGCCGGATTTTACGGCGGCGAGCGCGTGCAGCGAGACGGAACTTACCATCAAGGAACGACTTGGGGCTGGTTGTTGGGGCCGTTTGTACGCGCTCACCTGCGAGTATACAACAATCCGCAAGCCGCGCGCGCCTTCCTCGCACCAATGGCACACCACCTCCAAGATGCTTGCGTTGGCAGTTTGAGCGAAATCTTTGACGGCAACGCACCGATGAGTCCTCGCGGTGCGGTAGCGCAAGCTTGGACGGTGGCGGAAGTGTTGCGGATGTGGGAATATTTGGGGCTTTAG